The following proteins are encoded in a genomic region of Nicotiana sylvestris chromosome 4, ASM39365v2, whole genome shotgun sequence:
- the LOC104222397 gene encoding probable serine/threonine-protein kinase PBL7, whose translation MEAEPLSIFGTHKREIEKEVTKKVDTYVNMLMQSAQDCEGEGVDIEVKITAGTPVRKVVVQEVITIDAACVVLDRYLRRDLTYYLKHIPCKVALISDNLFVKVMRPYSIIDADSIENKLYFSLSKQVPLAPPPTEENTEQSVISMNYSGSVESSEIANNEMVTYKQPENSTSLEDFSANPMQERSGRSAREDLKHSIPPVIQKERKPPTSRKSSNTPFLCIACGAKTELYIKDSMRFSFSEIQLATDYFSKDNLLGEGGYGRVYKGRLKDGQVIAAKVRKEASTQGFSEFHSEVYVLSFARHRNIVMLLGYCCKENVNILVYEYICNNSLEWHLFENTENVLEWHCRYAIAIGTAKGLRFLHEECRGGPIIHRDLRPSNILLTHDFVPMIGDFGLAKWKTDEDKIYTRILGSLGYLAPEYAENGVVSVRTDVYSFGIVLIQLISGRKAVDSVREGHHSLRQWAIPLIKRLALHELIDPRIGDSYDTYEVYHMARTAFMCVQNDPELRPSMGEVLRLLQGELEHLHQIVEQFIPHFISK comes from the exons GTTGACATTGAAGTCAAAATTACGGCTGGGACTCCAGTAAGGAAGGTGGTTGTACAAGAGGTTATAACTATCGATGCAGCATGTGTTGTACTAGATAG GTACCTCAGGCGGGATTTGACGTATTACCTTAAACACATCCCTTGCAAAGTTGCATTAATTAGTGATAACTTGTTTGTGAAGGTTATGAGACCTTATTCCATAATTGATGCGGACAGCATTGAGAATAAGTTATACTTTTCTTTGTCCAAGCAAGTACCCTTGGCACCTCCTCCGACTGAAGAAAACACAGAGCAATCTGTTATTTCGATGAACTACTCAGGTTCTGTGGAAAGCTccgaaattgcaaacaatgaaATGGTGACATACAAACAACCGGAGAATAGCACTTCACTCGAAGATTTTAGTGCCAATCCTATGCAAGAAAGATCAG GTAGGTCTGCCAGAGAGGACTTGAAGCATTCAATTCCTCCTGTTATTCAGAAAGAACGAAAACCACCTACATCAAGGAAATCCTCTAATACTCCATTTCTTTGTATTGCTTGTGGAGCAAAGACAGAACTATATATCAAGGATTCAATGAGATTCAGTTTCTCAGAGATACAGCTGGCAACAGATTATTTTTCGAAGGATAATTTGCTTGGAGAAGGTGGATATGGTCGTGTATATAAAGGTCGGTTAAAAGACGGTCAGGTCATTGCTGCAAAGGTGCGGAAGGAAGCAAGTACACAAGGCTTTTCCGAGTTTCATTCTGAAGTTTATGTTTTGAGCTTTGCACGTCACAGAAACATTGTTATGCTTTTGGGTTATTGCTGCAAGGAAAATGTTAACATCTTGGTCTATGAATACATCTGCAATAATTCTCTTGAGTGGCACTTATTTG AGAATACAGAAAATGTCCTTGAGTGGCACTGCAGATATGCTATTGCCATCGGCACTGCAAAGGGCTTGCGTTTTCTGCATGAAGAATGTCGTGGAGGTCCAATTATTCATCGTGACCTGAGGCCTAGCAATATACTGCTCACTCATGACTTTGTTCCCATG ATAGGTGACTTTGGCCTGGCTAAGTGGAAGACAGACGAGGATAAGATTTACACGAGGATACTTGGCTCGTTGGG atatctggctcctgaatatGCTGAAAATGGCGTTGTGTCTGTAAGAACTGATGTCTATTCATTTGGCATTGTTCTTATACAATTAATTTCAGGACGCAAAGCCGTAGATTCAGTGAGAGAGGGCCATCACTCCCTTAGACAATGG GCAATTCCACTCATTAAAAGGCTTGCATTGCATGAGCTCATCGATCCTCGCATAGGTGACTCTTATGACACATATGAAGTGTACCACATGGCTAGAACAGCATTCATGTGTGTGCAGAACGACCCTGAACTGCGCCCATCAATGGGAGAG GTCTTGCGTCTTCTTCAAGGGGAGTTGGAGCATCTCCACCAGATCGTGGAGCAGttcattccacattttattaGTAAATAG